One genomic window of uncultured delta proteobacterium includes the following:
- a CDS encoding DEAD/DEAH box helicase domain protein gives MNDNDLTPETAPAANHPSPPAPLTMETLPPALRDAVTRAGWDGLMEVQAKALPYLLAGRDIMVQSRTGSGKTGAFLLPALERLDRSQASCQCLVLVPTRELALQVAHEAEVLFGETGMRSVAVYGGVGYGRQMEGLKKGAHLVVGTPGRVLDHLLRRTLNLDALRMLVFDEADRMLSIGFYPDMKAVQRYLPKKRIPTHFFSATYPPHVLRVAGEFMETEELLSLSRKEVHIASIEHAFYAVKPMEKDRVLVRVLELENPAAAIIFCNTKANVHYVTALLQGFGYNADELSADLNQTKREDVLTRLRKGEVRFLVATDVAARGIDIPDLSHVILYEPPEDHESYIHRAGRTARAGADGTVISLVDIMQKMELARIAKQYSITLTERTTPSEADLAAIVGDRLTALLEAKFRAGTSLERERVERFLPLARSLAEDAETLPLLAMLLDDIYQANRHPVLPGSPLDKAAKRQAERRAPAREASSEKGEKGGNGDDGGESGNRRKRRRPRRKGGASDAPGGGGGGDA, from the coding sequence ATGAACGACAACGACTTGACGCCGGAAACCGCCCCCGCGGCCAACCACCCCTCCCCCCCCGCTCCCCTGACCATGGAAACGCTGCCGCCTGCTCTTCGCGACGCCGTGACCCGCGCGGGCTGGGACGGCCTGATGGAAGTGCAGGCCAAGGCCCTGCCCTACCTCCTGGCCGGACGGGACATTATGGTCCAGTCCCGCACGGGCAGCGGCAAAACCGGCGCGTTTCTGCTCCCGGCCCTTGAGCGGCTGGACCGTTCCCAGGCAAGCTGCCAGTGCCTTGTGCTGGTGCCAACCCGCGAGCTCGCGCTCCAGGTGGCGCACGAAGCCGAGGTTCTGTTCGGCGAAACAGGCATGCGGAGCGTTGCCGTTTACGGCGGGGTCGGCTACGGCCGCCAGATGGAAGGCCTCAAAAAAGGCGCGCACCTTGTGGTGGGCACTCCCGGCCGCGTGCTGGACCACCTCCTGCGCCGCACCCTGAACCTCGACGCGCTCCGCATGCTGGTCTTTGACGAAGCGGACCGCATGCTCTCCATCGGGTTCTATCCGGATATGAAGGCCGTGCAGCGCTACCTGCCCAAAAAGCGCATCCCCACCCATTTCTTCTCCGCCACCTACCCGCCCCATGTTCTGCGGGTCGCGGGCGAGTTCATGGAAACCGAAGAACTCTTAAGCCTCAGCCGCAAAGAAGTGCACATCGCGTCCATCGAGCACGCCTTTTACGCCGTCAAACCCATGGAAAAAGACCGCGTGCTCGTGCGCGTGCTGGAGTTGGAAAACCCGGCGGCGGCCATCATTTTTTGCAACACCAAGGCCAACGTCCATTACGTGACCGCCCTGCTCCAGGGTTTCGGCTACAACGCGGACGAGCTTTCCGCCGACCTGAACCAAACCAAGCGCGAGGACGTGCTCACACGCCTGCGCAAAGGCGAAGTGCGCTTTCTCGTGGCAACGGACGTGGCGGCGCGCGGCATCGACATCCCGGATCTCTCCCACGTCATCCTCTACGAGCCGCCGGAAGACCACGAATCCTACATCCACCGCGCGGGCAGAACCGCCCGGGCCGGAGCGGACGGCACGGTCATCTCCCTTGTGGACATCATGCAGAAAATGGAGCTCGCGCGCATCGCCAAGCAGTATTCCATCACGCTGACGGAGCGGACCACGCCGAGCGAGGCGGACCTTGCCGCGATCGTCGGCGACAGGCTGACAGCCCTGCTGGAAGCGAAATTCCGCGCCGGCACAAGCCTTGAGCGCGAACGCGTGGAGCGCTTCCTCCCCCTGGCCCGCAGTCTGGCCGAGGATGCGGAAACCCTGCCCCTTCTGGCCATGCTCCTGGACGATATTTACCAGGCCAACCGCCATCCCGTGCTGCCCGGCTCCCCTCTGGACAAAGCCGCCAAACGGCAGGCGGAGCGCCGCGCCCCGGCCAGGGAGGCGTCCTCTGAAAAGGGCGAAAA